TGTCGTCGCACGCACTCGATCTCGAACGCGTCACGTTCACGCGCTTCGGTGCCGCGATCTTCACCAACCTGACGCGGGACCACCTCGACTACCACGGCGACATGGAGACGTACTTCGCCGCCAAGCGTCGCCTGTTCGAGATGCTGCCGCCAGAGGCGCCGGCCGCCATCAACATCGATGATCCGCGCGCCGACGCGCTCGTCGGTCTCGTCGCCCGTCCGGTGACGTACGCGCTCACGCGCGAGGCCGACGTGTGGCCCACGTCGCTCGATCTCACGCTCACCGGCATCGACGCCATGGTGCGGACGCCCGCGGGCCCGTTGCGCCTGCGCACGCGCCTGCCCGGACGCCCGAACGCCTACAACGCGCTCGGCGTCGTCGCGGCGGCGATCGGCCTCGGCGTGCCCGTGGCCTCGATCGAGGAAGGCCTCGCGAACGTCAAGGCCGTGCCGGGACGCTTCGAACTGGTGTCGTCCGACGCCGACGACATCAGCGTCGTCGTCGACTACGCGCACACCGACGATGCGCTGCGGAACCTGCTGGAGACCGCGCGTGCGCTGGCCCCGCGGCGGGTGGTCACCGTGTTCGGATGCGGCGGCGACCGCGACCGCACCAAGCGGCCGCTGATGGGCGCCGTTGCCGCGCGACTGAGCGACCTCGTGATCCTCACGTCGGACAACCCGCGTTCGGAGGATCCCGCGGCGATCATCGAGGACATCAAGCGCGGGCTCGTCCAGCCCGAGCGTCCGACGCGCCACGCCGGCCAGGCGGTGGCCGCCGTGCAATCGACGCCGTGGCTCGCCATCGTCGATCGCGAAGAGGCGATCGCACGCGCCATCGTCGACGCACAGCCCGGTGACGTGGTGCTCATCGCCGGCAAGGGACACGAATCCACGCAGACCATCGGCGATCGCGTGCTGCCGTTCGAGGACGGCAGCGTGGCGCGCACGGCGCTTCGCCGCAGGCGGGGAGGCGCGTGATGCGCACCACGCCGTTCGCGCTCACGGCCGCCGAGATGGCCGCTGCCTTCGGCGGCGTGCTCGCGCGCGGGCCCGCCGATCGACTGCTGCCGACCGTATCGATCGACACGCGGACCATCGCGCCGGGCGACATGTTCGTCGCGATTCGCGGCCCGCGGTTCGACGGGCACGCGTTCGTGACCGATGCCGTCGCGCGCGGAGCGGGTGCTGTCGTCGTGAGCGACGCGTCAGCCGTCACGTCGACAACGCTGCCCGTCATCGCCGTCGACGACACACTGATCGGTCTGCAGGATGCGGCGCGCGTGATCCGTCGCCGCGCCGCATCGACGGTGGTGGCGATCACCGGAAGCGCCGGCAAGACGACGACCAAGGAGATCACGGCGACGCTGCTCGCGCAGCGCTTCACGACGTTCCGCAATCGCGGCAACCTGAACAACCACATCGGGCTGCCGCTCTCGTTGTTCGAACTGCACACGGCGCCGGCCTGGGCCGTCGTCGAGCTCGGCATGAGCGGTGCGGGCGAGATCAGCAGGCTGGTCTCGATCGCCGAACCCCAGGTGCGCGTCTGGACGAACGTCGGCGACGCGCACATCGGATTCTTCTCGTCGGTCGACGCGATTGC
This genomic window from Acidobacteriota bacterium contains:
- a CDS encoding UDP-N-acetylmuramoyl-L-alanyl-D-glutamate--2,6-diaminopimelate ligase — encoded protein: MTAHALDDLVAATARLTPLQVPELGPAAARPVTAVAYDSRAVTPGAVFVALRGAHRDGTEYVEQAVKNGAIAIVADRAVAGAGVPCIVADNGRVALAAFAASFYGHPSDHLLLVGVTGTNGKTTSMYLCEGVFQACGWTSGRIGTTGSRIGAVEHASARTTPEAPDLQHLLRQMVDEGCRACAMEVSSHALDLERVTFTRFGAAIFTNLTRDHLDYHGDMETYFAAKRRLFEMLPPEAPAAINIDDPRADALVGLVARPVTYALTREADVWPTSLDLTLTGIDAMVRTPAGPLRLRTRLPGRPNAYNALGVVAAAIGLGVPVASIEEGLANVKAVPGRFELVSSDADDISVVVDYAHTDDALRNLLETARALAPRRVVTVFGCGGDRDRTKRPLMGAVAARLSDLVILTSDNPRSEDPAAIIEDIKRGLVQPERPTRHAGQAVAAVQSTPWLAIVDREEAIARAIVDAQPGDVVLIAGKGHESTQTIGDRVLPFEDGSVARTALRRRRGGA